From Bacillota bacterium, one genomic window encodes:
- a CDS encoding YwiC-like family protein, with the protein MPLRPVSFPLPREHGSWVMFLLPPLLPLLALRRWSAASAPALLAMVLLFLAREPLRLRLRGAGGSAAALLPLAAGAAAGLVALALAPSRWLALWALAAALVLAVDLLPARAGRSTPGRLLARELAGVLGLTAGAPAVAAALGAPAAGQLAFWLLAWLPFSLGALHVDRFVAWRRSRAPEPARRRSALLLLAAASALGLAGFALLAELAPRSRVPAAAALAWSPEWLHLAWTAWHPRARSDFKRIGLEETLSGTLWLLTALLLTTA; encoded by the coding sequence ATGCCGCTGCGCCCGGTCTCCTTCCCCTTGCCCCGGGAGCACGGCTCCTGGGTGATGTTCCTCCTGCCGCCGCTCCTGCCGCTCCTGGCCCTGCGGCGGTGGAGCGCCGCCAGCGCCCCGGCGCTTCTCGCCATGGTCCTGCTCTTTCTGGCCCGGGAGCCGCTCCGCCTGCGCCTGCGCGGGGCGGGCGGCAGCGCGGCCGCCCTCCTCCCGCTGGCGGCCGGGGCGGCGGCCGGCCTCGTCGCCCTGGCCCTCGCCCCCTCCCGCTGGCTGGCGCTCTGGGCGCTGGCGGCCGCCCTGGTGCTGGCCGTCGACCTTCTTCCGGCCCGGGCCGGGCGGAGCACGCCCGGCCGGCTCCTCGCACGCGAGCTGGCGGGAGTCCTGGGACTGACGGCCGGCGCACCCGCCGTGGCGGCGGCGCTGGGGGCCCCCGCGGCCGGCCAGCTCGCCTTCTGGCTGCTCGCCTGGCTCCCCTTCAGCCTGGGCGCCCTCCACGTGGACCGGTTCGTCGCCTGGCGGCGGAGCCGGGCCCCCGAACCGGCCCGCCGCCGCTCGGCGCTCCTCCTGCTGGCCGCCGCCAGCGCCCTGGGCCTGGCCGGCTTCGCGCTCCTGGCGGAGCTCGCGCCCCGCTCCCGCGTCCCCGCGGCGGCGGCCCTGGCCTGGTCGCCGGAGTGGCTCCACCTGGCCTGGACGGCCTGGCATCCCCGGGCTCGCTCCGACTTCAAGCGGATCGGCCTGGAGGAGACGCTCTCCGGAACCCTCTGGCTCCTGACCGCCCTCCTCCTCACCACCGCCTGA
- a CDS encoding MFS transporter yields MAAAGREAPRSDRWRILAAVVLGGAMGPVDGSVSNVIMPVIARQYGVGLAAVSWVVMVYLLVVGSALLSFGRLGDMWGYRRIFRAGLGVFTVGSALSGAAPTFPLLLVARVVQALGAAMFMAVGPAILTAVFPAGERGRALGLNGMAVAAGLALGPTLGGTLTDLVNWRAVFYINLPIGAAALLWTGRVLPASARRREERFDLAGALLALAGLGGLLLAASEGESWGWSSPATLLAASGGAVLGFLFVLWERRVPEPMLDLSLFRSRTFSAATAAGLLSFMTQFVLTFLVPFYLQQLLGLDPLRAGLVMTAHPLMVLILAPLAGALSDRIGTRALASAGLALSGLGLLLLTGLGSAAPPWQVAWRMAVYGLGTGIFQAPNNSAVMGAAPRSRLGVASSVLATVRNVGMVLGVAVADLVFTARRSAWASLLAGRGMGAAEAGHLAYWLGLRDAWLAGALLAALGALLSLLRESGRASGSARGAGEEETERLERHPGQPLAGGETAP; encoded by the coding sequence ATGGCCGCCGCCGGACGGGAGGCGCCGCGGTCCGACCGCTGGCGCATCCTGGCCGCGGTCGTGCTCGGCGGCGCCATGGGACCCGTCGACGGCAGCGTCTCCAACGTCATCATGCCCGTCATCGCCCGGCAGTACGGGGTCGGCCTGGCGGCGGTCAGCTGGGTGGTGATGGTCTACCTGCTGGTGGTGGGCTCCGCGCTCCTGAGCTTCGGCCGCCTGGGCGACATGTGGGGCTACCGCCGCATCTTCCGCGCCGGGCTGGGGGTCTTCACCGTCGGCTCCGCCCTGAGCGGCGCCGCCCCCACCTTCCCGCTGCTGCTGGTGGCGCGCGTGGTCCAGGCGCTGGGCGCGGCCATGTTCATGGCCGTCGGCCCCGCCATCCTGACCGCCGTCTTCCCCGCCGGCGAGCGGGGGCGGGCGCTGGGTCTGAACGGCATGGCGGTGGCGGCGGGGCTGGCGCTGGGGCCGACGCTGGGCGGGACGCTGACCGACCTGGTCAACTGGCGAGCGGTCTTTTACATCAACCTGCCCATCGGCGCGGCTGCGCTCCTCTGGACGGGGCGGGTGCTGCCCGCCTCGGCCCGGCGGCGGGAGGAGCGCTTCGACCTGGCCGGTGCCCTGCTGGCGCTGGCCGGACTGGGCGGGCTGCTGCTGGCGGCCAGCGAGGGCGAGAGCTGGGGGTGGAGCTCGCCGGCGACGCTTCTGGCCGCCTCGGGCGGAGCGGTGCTGGGCTTCCTCTTCGTTCTCTGGGAGCGGCGCGTGCCGGAGCCGATGCTGGACCTGAGCCTTTTCCGGAGCCGCACCTTCAGCGCGGCCACCGCGGCGGGGCTGCTCAGCTTCATGACCCAGTTCGTCCTGACCTTCCTGGTGCCGTTCTACCTCCAGCAGCTGCTGGGGCTGGACCCGCTCCGGGCCGGCCTGGTGATGACCGCGCACCCGCTGATGGTGCTCATCCTGGCGCCGCTGGCGGGCGCGCTCTCCGACCGCATCGGCACGCGCGCCTTGGCCTCGGCGGGGCTGGCCCTCTCGGGGCTGGGGCTGCTCCTGCTGACGGGGCTGGGGAGCGCCGCCCCGCCCTGGCAGGTGGCCTGGCGGATGGCCGTCTACGGCCTGGGTACGGGCATCTTCCAGGCGCCCAACAACAGCGCGGTGATGGGCGCGGCACCCCGTTCGCGGCTGGGCGTGGCCTCCTCGGTGCTGGCCACGGTGCGGAACGTGGGCATGGTGTTGGGGGTGGCCGTGGCGGACCTGGTCTTCACCGCGCGCCGCTCGGCCTGGGCGTCGCTCCTGGCCGGGCGGGGGATGGGCGCGGCCGAGGCCGGGCACCTCGCCTACTGGCTGGGGCTGCGCGACGCCTGGTTGGCGGGGGCGCTCCTGGCGGCGCTGGGGGCGCTGCTCTCCCTGTTGCGCGAGTCCGGGCGGGCGTCAGGAAGCGCCCGCGGCGCCGGCGAGGAGGAGACGGAGCGCCTGGAGCGGCACCCCGGCCAGCCGCTGGCAGGCGGGGAGACGGCGCCGTAG
- a CDS encoding acetate--CoA ligase, giving the protein MSTVDADLPLSTPSGSTPGGPVREAGVVADEAGTGSGVAHLLSGRPVPPGEGLRARAPFPSPAAFDTWLTRCRSDPDGYWAEIASELDWFSPWQRRREGDLPDFRYFVGGLGNVSYICIDRHVRAGRGNQAAILWEGEDGATRVLTYRMLQEEVSRFANGLKSLGVGRGDVVAIYMSNIPEAFVAVHACYRIGALYSVIFAGFSAEAVRQRLLDARPRVVVVADGSRRRGQAVPLKATLDRAAAGLDSIGHVVVVRHTGAEVPMTAGRDLWYDELVTAASPHCPPEALEANEPGFIIYTSGTESKPKGVVHAGIGFLVGTYANVKWALGLGPEDVYWCTADVGWLTFPIFALVGGMAHGVTQVVYEGALDWPTPDRLYRILERWGVNKLFTAPTALRMLRRLGETALEGHDLSRLELISLVGEPLDPETWAWVRKNLGRDRPAGEELFINNTYGQTETGTAWTSAMVGLTPAKPGSAGQPLPGYVARVVDEHGAPLPPGKHGYLIITHPFPSLARTVWGDHRRYLETYFSRFPGAYFTADAAVQDADGHLWVVGRVDDVINVSGHRLSTMEMEAALLDHPRVAEAAVIGAPDPVKGLVPVAFVVPRPAPAGGGGEDGADGNLEEELARRLVEAIGPIARPARVHIVSTLPKTRSGKIMRRLLREAVVEGAVRGDTSALENPEALEVILESVAAEGGPSLTKS; this is encoded by the coding sequence ATGTCGACGGTCGACGCGGACCTGCCGTTGTCGACTCCGTCCGGCTCCACGCCGGGCGGCCCGGTGCGGGAGGCTGGAGTCGTGGCGGACGAAGCCGGGACGGGGAGCGGGGTGGCGCACCTGCTGAGCGGCCGCCCGGTGCCGCCGGGCGAAGGTCTGCGGGCGCGGGCTCCCTTCCCGTCGCCGGCGGCCTTCGACACCTGGTTGACCCGCTGCCGCAGCGACCCCGACGGCTACTGGGCCGAGATCGCCTCGGAGCTCGACTGGTTCAGCCCGTGGCAGAGGCGGCGGGAGGGCGACCTGCCCGACTTCCGGTACTTCGTGGGCGGTCTGGGCAACGTCAGCTACATCTGCATCGACCGCCACGTACGGGCCGGGCGGGGGAACCAGGCGGCCATCCTCTGGGAGGGCGAGGACGGTGCGACGCGCGTCCTCACCTATCGAATGCTGCAGGAAGAGGTCTCGCGCTTCGCCAACGGGCTGAAGTCGCTGGGCGTCGGGCGCGGCGACGTGGTCGCCATCTACATGTCGAACATCCCCGAGGCCTTCGTGGCCGTCCACGCCTGCTACCGCATCGGCGCCCTCTACAGCGTCATCTTCGCCGGCTTCTCGGCGGAGGCCGTCCGCCAGCGGCTCCTGGACGCCCGGCCGCGGGTGGTGGTGGTGGCCGACGGCAGCCGCCGGCGCGGCCAGGCGGTCCCGCTCAAGGCGACGCTGGACCGGGCGGCGGCCGGCCTCGACTCCATCGGCCACGTGGTCGTCGTGCGCCACACCGGGGCGGAGGTGCCCATGACGGCCGGGCGCGACCTCTGGTACGACGAGCTGGTGACGGCCGCCTCCCCCCACTGCCCGCCGGAGGCGCTGGAGGCCAACGAGCCGGGGTTCATCATCTACACCAGCGGCACCGAGTCGAAGCCCAAGGGCGTGGTCCACGCGGGGATCGGCTTCCTGGTGGGTACGTACGCCAACGTCAAGTGGGCGCTGGGGCTGGGCCCGGAGGACGTCTACTGGTGCACGGCGGACGTGGGCTGGCTCACCTTCCCCATCTTCGCCCTGGTGGGCGGCATGGCGCACGGCGTCACGCAGGTGGTCTACGAGGGGGCCCTGGACTGGCCGACGCCCGACCGCCTCTACCGCATCCTGGAGCGCTGGGGGGTGAACAAGCTCTTCACCGCGCCCACGGCGCTGCGCATGCTCCGCCGGCTGGGCGAGACGGCGCTGGAGGGGCACGACCTGTCGCGGCTGGAGCTGATCTCGCTGGTGGGCGAGCCACTCGACCCGGAGACCTGGGCCTGGGTGCGGAAGAACCTGGGCAGGGACCGGCCGGCCGGGGAGGAGCTCTTCATCAACAACACCTACGGGCAGACGGAGACGGGCACGGCCTGGACCAGCGCCATGGTCGGCCTGACGCCCGCCAAGCCCGGCTCGGCAGGCCAGCCGCTGCCGGGATACGTCGCCCGCGTGGTGGACGAGCATGGCGCTCCGCTGCCGCCGGGGAAACACGGTTACCTGATCATCACCCACCCCTTCCCCTCGCTGGCGCGGACCGTCTGGGGCGACCACCGGCGCTACCTGGAGACCTACTTCAGCCGCTTTCCGGGCGCCTACTTCACCGCCGACGCGGCCGTGCAGGACGCCGACGGCCACCTCTGGGTCGTCGGCCGCGTCGACGATGTGATCAACGTCTCCGGCCACCGGCTGAGCACCATGGAGATGGAGGCGGCGCTCCTGGACCACCCGCGCGTCGCCGAGGCGGCCGTCATCGGCGCGCCCGACCCGGTCAAGGGCCTGGTGCCCGTCGCCTTCGTGGTCCCGCGCCCGGCCCCGGCGGGCGGGGGCGGAGAGGACGGCGCAGACGGCAACCTCGAAGAGGAGCTGGCCCGGCGGCTGGTCGAGGCCATCGGCCCCATCGCCCGTCCGGCGCGCGTCCACATCGTCTCCACGCTGCCCAAGACGCGCAGCGGCAAGATCATGCGCCGCCTCCTGCGCGAGGCGGTCGTCGAGGGCGCGGTGCGCGGCGACACCTCGGCGCTGGAGAACCCGGAGGCGCTGGAGGTCATCCTCGAGAGCGTCGCCGCGGAGGGCGGTCCGTCGTTGACAAAATCTTGA
- a CDS encoding glycosyltransferase family 2 protein — protein sequence MPEISVVLPAYDEEANIGDTLEEVGGFLAGLGLEHEILVVDDGSRDRTAAVVEGLAAVRPGVRLLRHPVNRGYGAALRTGFAAARGRWIFFMDADGQFDVRDLTRFLALREEADVLVGYRARRRDGPLRLLNAAGWNALVRLVLGVRVRDVDCAFKLIRADFLRRVRLASAGAAINAELLARLSALGCRLVELPVRHYPRTAGRATGNDPRVVLRAFRELLRLAAELRQPAAGERRPAAGLRRREPPR from the coding sequence ATCCCGGAGATCAGCGTGGTGCTTCCGGCCTACGACGAGGAGGCCAACATCGGCGACACGCTGGAAGAGGTGGGCGGCTTTCTCGCGGGGCTGGGGCTGGAGCATGAGATCCTGGTGGTGGACGACGGCAGCCGCGACCGGACGGCGGCCGTGGTGGAGGGGCTGGCGGCCGTGCGACCGGGCGTCCGGCTCCTGCGCCATCCGGTCAACCGCGGCTACGGCGCGGCGCTGCGGACGGGCTTCGCGGCCGCGCGCGGGCGCTGGATCTTCTTCATGGACGCCGACGGGCAGTTCGACGTGCGCGACCTGACGCGCTTTCTGGCCCTGCGGGAGGAGGCCGACGTGCTGGTCGGCTACCGCGCCCGCCGCCGCGACGGGCCGCTCCGCCTCCTCAACGCCGCCGGCTGGAACGCACTGGTCCGGCTGGTGCTGGGCGTGCGTGTACGCGACGTCGACTGCGCCTTCAAGCTGATCCGGGCCGACTTCCTGCGGCGCGTGAGGCTCGCCTCCGCGGGCGCCGCCATCAACGCCGAGCTGCTGGCTCGCCTCTCCGCGCTGGGCTGCCGGCTGGTGGAGCTGCCCGTCCGCCATTACCCGCGCACCGCCGGACGCGCCACCGGCAACGACCCGCGCGTGGTGCTGCGCGCCTTTCGCGAGCTCCTCCGCCTGGCGGCGGA
- a CDS encoding DUF5110 domain-containing protein: MAARSSAGLRLEVGGGRGTAGGLLELEAPAPYLLRLRWRREPGDPREPLLDGRPVWLDPGFRGRGRLRRLPGGEGGSRLSTGELRLELWPEPFGLRVVDRAGRLVADFPPGALEEAEGELRLRMRALPGERYAGLGEKVGFLDHRGKRLEEWCRDVLPHLPDTDPLYQAIPFLMVLRPVGVEAARSVGLFLASTWRTSFDLAARDPEAVRLGVDARAGGLELWLVAGPEPARVLERYSELTGRMPLPPLWALGYHQSRYSYASEAEVRELAAGFRRRGIPCDAVHLDIHYMDGYRLFTWDPERFPEPRRMARELAGEGFRLVAIVDPGVKEEPGYPVYERGLERDAFCRTPDGDLYGGEVWPGRTVFPDFARPEVRRWWAELHRELLAQGVAGVWNDMNEPAVFDGPGKGMPEEVLHRGEDGAQLPHAAVHNAYALLEAAATRQGMLEARPEERPFILTRAGFAGIQRYAAVWTGDNSSWWEHLQMATPMLLGLSLSGVPFVGTDVGGFLGDASPELYARWVELGAFSPFFRTHTSLGTRRQEPWSFGEEVEAVARRYIRLRYRLLPYLYSLFRRAEQIGLPPMRPLWLHFPEDPGSHAVWDQFLLGEELLVAPVDRPGARRRPVHLPPGRWRDAWSGRWHRGPADVLVEAPLERLPLFVREGAVLPLGPAVESTARLEEPEAGPLEFHAFLPPRRAARRRGAPPGRARSEGASGRPVAELRPPLYEDDGRSFAYRRGEWRESRLRLFAGEEGLRVHVESEGGYRSPRRERRLILHGVAACLGAPPEVRHGWRYEEGGDRLVLPLPPAPGAGEAERWEEEVRAWRASS, encoded by the coding sequence TTGGCGGCGAGATCGTCGGCCGGCCTCCGGCTGGAGGTCGGCGGCGGGCGCGGCACGGCGGGCGGGCTCCTGGAGCTGGAGGCACCGGCGCCCTACCTGCTGCGTCTCCGCTGGAGGCGCGAGCCGGGAGATCCGCGCGAGCCGCTCCTGGACGGGCGCCCGGTCTGGCTCGACCCGGGCTTCCGGGGGCGCGGGCGGCTCCGCCGCCTGCCCGGCGGGGAGGGAGGGTCCCGGCTGAGCACGGGCGAGCTCCGCCTGGAGCTCTGGCCCGAGCCCTTCGGCCTGCGGGTCGTCGACCGCGCCGGCCGGCTGGTGGCCGACTTCCCGCCCGGCGCCCTGGAGGAGGCGGAGGGCGAGCTGCGCCTGCGGATGCGCGCGCTGCCCGGGGAGCGGTACGCGGGCCTCGGGGAGAAGGTCGGCTTCCTCGACCACCGCGGGAAGCGGCTCGAGGAGTGGTGCCGGGACGTGCTGCCGCACCTTCCCGACACCGACCCGCTCTACCAGGCGATCCCCTTCCTGATGGTGCTGCGGCCCGTGGGGGTGGAGGCGGCGCGGAGCGTCGGCCTCTTCCTGGCCAGTACCTGGCGGACGAGCTTCGACCTGGCCGCGCGCGACCCCGAGGCGGTCCGGCTGGGCGTCGACGCGCGGGCGGGCGGGCTGGAGCTCTGGCTGGTGGCCGGCCCCGAGCCGGCCAGGGTGCTGGAGCGGTACAGCGAGCTGACCGGGCGGATGCCGCTGCCGCCGCTCTGGGCGCTGGGCTACCACCAGTCGCGCTACAGCTACGCGTCGGAGGCGGAGGTGCGCGAGCTGGCGGCCGGCTTCCGGCGGCGGGGCATCCCCTGCGACGCCGTCCACCTGGACATCCACTATATGGACGGCTACCGACTCTTCACCTGGGATCCCGAGCGCTTCCCGGAGCCGCGGCGGATGGCCCGGGAGCTGGCCGGAGAGGGCTTCCGCCTGGTGGCCATCGTCGATCCCGGCGTGAAGGAAGAGCCGGGTTACCCCGTCTACGAGCGGGGGCTGGAGCGCGACGCCTTCTGCCGGACGCCGGACGGCGACCTCTACGGCGGCGAGGTCTGGCCGGGCCGGACGGTCTTCCCCGACTTCGCCCGCCCGGAGGTGCGCCGCTGGTGGGCCGAGCTCCACCGCGAGCTGCTGGCGCAGGGCGTGGCCGGCGTCTGGAACGACATGAACGAGCCCGCCGTCTTCGACGGGCCCGGGAAGGGCATGCCCGAGGAAGTGCTCCACCGCGGCGAGGACGGCGCGCAGCTGCCCCACGCCGCCGTCCACAACGCCTACGCGCTCCTGGAGGCGGCGGCGACGCGGCAGGGGATGCTCGAGGCGCGGCCGGAGGAGCGCCCCTTCATCCTGACGCGGGCTGGCTTCGCCGGCATCCAGCGCTATGCGGCGGTCTGGACGGGCGACAACTCCAGCTGGTGGGAGCACCTGCAGATGGCCACGCCCATGCTGCTGGGGCTCTCCCTTTCCGGGGTGCCCTTCGTGGGGACCGACGTGGGGGGCTTCCTGGGGGACGCCTCGCCCGAGCTGTACGCGCGCTGGGTCGAACTGGGCGCCTTCAGCCCCTTCTTCCGCACGCACACCTCGCTGGGGACGCGCCGCCAGGAACCCTGGTCCTTCGGTGAGGAGGTGGAGGCGGTGGCCCGCCGCTACATCCGCCTCCGCTACCGCCTCCTGCCCTACCTCTACTCGCTCTTCCGCCGGGCCGAGCAGATCGGCCTTCCGCCCATGCGCCCCCTCTGGCTCCACTTCCCGGAGGATCCGGGCTCGCACGCCGTCTGGGACCAGTTCCTGCTGGGCGAGGAGCTGCTGGTGGCGCCGGTCGACCGGCCGGGGGCGCGGCGGCGTCCGGTCCACCTGCCGCCCGGCCGCTGGCGGGACGCCTGGAGCGGCCGCTGGCACCGCGGCCCGGCCGACGTGCTGGTCGAGGCGCCGCTGGAGCGGCTGCCGCTCTTCGTCCGCGAGGGCGCCGTCCTGCCCCTGGGGCCGGCCGTGGAGTCGACGGCGCGGCTGGAGGAGCCGGAGGCCGGCCCGCTGGAGTTCCACGCCTTTCTGCCTCCACGGCGGGCGGCGCGGCGGCGGGGGGCGCCGCCCGGCCGGGCGCGGTCGGAGGGCGCGAGCGGGCGGCCGGTGGCCGAGCTGCGGCCGCCGCTCTACGAGGATGACGGTCGCTCTTTCGCCTACCGGCGCGGCGAGTGGCGGGAGAGTCGCCTGCGCCTCTTCGCCGGGGAGGAGGGGCTGCGGGTGCACGTCGAATCGGAGGGGGGCTACCGCTCGCCGCGGCGCGAGCGCCGGCTCATCCTCCACGGCGTCGCCGCCTGCCTGGGGGCGCCCCCGGAGGTGCGGCACGGCTGGCGCTACGAGGAGGGGGGCGACCGGCTCGTACTGCCGCTTCCCCCGGCTCCGGGGGCGGGGGAGGCCGAACGGTGGGAGGAGGAGGTGCGGGCGTGGCGCGCGTCGAGCTGA
- the ugpC gene encoding sn-glycerol-3-phosphate ABC transporter ATP-binding protein UgpC encodes MARVELRNVSKRFGAVEAVRGVDLRVADGEFMVLVGPSGCGKSTLLRMIAGLEEVSEGEIWIGERMVNELPPKDRDVAMVFQNYALYPHMNVYENMAFGLRMRRVPRAEIDRRVRQVAESLGLGELLQRRPRELSGGQRQRVALGRAIVREPQVFLMDEPLSNLDAQLRVQTRTELIRLHQRLGTTTIYVTHDQVEAMTMGNRIAVLHAGRVQQVATPVELYDHPANMFVAGFIGSPQMNFVRGRIERDDQGVRFRSAGLDVRLPARLAEVAAARAGGEAVLGVRPEHVLTEPERVAVLEETAFQALVEVVEPLGAESYLHLTAGEDRLTVRTAPDLSHRVGERLRVALDPERLHLFDPDSQEALLSPQLSAA; translated from the coding sequence GTGGCGCGCGTCGAGCTGAGGAACGTCTCCAAGCGCTTCGGCGCCGTGGAGGCGGTGCGCGGGGTCGACCTGCGCGTGGCGGACGGCGAGTTCATGGTCCTGGTGGGCCCCTCGGGCTGCGGCAAGTCGACGCTCCTGCGCATGATCGCCGGCCTGGAGGAGGTCAGCGAGGGCGAGATCTGGATCGGCGAGCGCATGGTCAACGAGCTGCCGCCCAAGGACCGGGACGTGGCCATGGTCTTCCAGAACTACGCCCTCTACCCGCATATGAACGTTTACGAGAACATGGCCTTCGGCCTGCGCATGCGCCGCGTGCCCCGCGCGGAGATCGACCGCCGCGTCCGCCAGGTGGCCGAAAGCCTCGGCCTGGGCGAGCTGCTCCAGAGGCGTCCGCGCGAGCTCTCGGGCGGGCAGCGGCAGCGGGTGGCGCTGGGGCGCGCCATCGTGCGCGAGCCGCAGGTCTTTCTGATGGACGAGCCGCTCTCCAACCTGGACGCCCAGCTGCGCGTCCAGACGCGGACGGAGCTGATCCGCCTCCACCAGCGGCTGGGGACGACGACCATCTACGTCACCCACGACCAGGTGGAGGCGATGACCATGGGCAACCGCATCGCCGTCCTCCACGCCGGCCGGGTGCAGCAGGTGGCGACGCCCGTGGAGCTCTACGACCACCCCGCCAACATGTTCGTGGCAGGCTTCATCGGCTCGCCGCAGATGAACTTCGTCCGCGGCCGGATCGAACGCGACGACCAGGGCGTCCGCTTCCGCTCCGCCGGCCTGGACGTCCGGCTGCCTGCGCGGCTGGCCGAGGTGGCGGCGGCCCGCGCGGGCGGCGAGGCGGTGCTGGGGGTCCGCCCCGAGCACGTGCTCACCGAGCCGGAGCGGGTGGCGGTCCTGGAGGAGACCGCCTTCCAGGCGCTGGTGGAGGTGGTCGAGCCGCTGGGCGCCGAGAGCTACCTCCATCTGACGGCCGGCGAGGACCGCCTCACCGTGCGCACCGCGCCCGACCTCTCCCACCGCGTGGGCGAGCGGCTGCGCGTGGCGCTCGACCCCGAGCGGCTCCACCTCTTCGATCCGGACTCGCAGGAGGCTCTGCTTTCGCCGCAGCTCAGCGCCGCCTAG